The Carassius auratus strain Wakin chromosome 40, ASM336829v1, whole genome shotgun sequence genome has a segment encoding these proteins:
- the LOC113058888 gene encoding Fc receptor-like protein 5: MSDKVTLTVSDPRAVLSVSPQNWLTEGDPVTLICEVHSFSTGWTFSWFTLTVSPDQYDQLSDSSRGATGNYTVSSVALNHSGVYVCRAEREKSVYKTQFSNTQLLWVTGVSPPVSLIVSPSRTQHFTSVSLSLSCEDQSNSTGWRVRRYTDDGRLEDCSLRGGSTCTFSFTVPSDTGVYWCESESGEKHHPVNITVHSGVILESPVHPVTEGNHLILRCLYQHTTPANLRADFYKDGSLIQNQTTEMNITTVSKSHEGFYYCKHPTRGESPKSWISVRGGSNEHSLFHSESQISVLNILSSVLAACPYLLVTVMLVFKCCRMREPEEDYQMYSSLFFDVSGRT; encoded by the exons ATGAGTGATAaagttacactgacagtatcag ATCCCAGAGCAGTTTTAAGTGTTTCTCCACAGAACTGGTTGACTGAAGGAGatccagtgactctgatctgtgagGTTCACAGCTTCTCTACAGGCTGGACGTTCAGCTGGTTCACTTTAACTGTCTCACCAG ATCAGTATGATCAGCTgtcagacagcagcagaggagcaaCAGGAAACTACACGGTCAGTTCTGTTGCTCTAAATCACTCAGGAGTTTATGTgtgcagagcagagagagagaaatcagtcTATAAAACACAGTTcagcaacacacagctgctgTGGGTCACTG gtgtttctccTCCAGTCTCTCTGATCGTCAGTCCCAGCAGAACTCAACACttcacatctgtctctctctctctgagctgtgagGACCAGAGTAACTCTACTGGATGGAGAGTGAGAAGATACACAGACGATGGACGGCTGGAAGATTGTTCATTACGTGGAGGATCTACATGTACATTCAGCTTCACCGTCCCATCAGACACTGGAGTGTACTGGTGTGAgtctgaatctggagagaaaCATCAtcctgttaatatcactgtacaCT ctggtgtgattctggagagtcCTGTTCATCCTGTGACTGAAGGAAATCATCTGATTCTGCGCTGTTTATATCAACACACAACCCCAGCAAACCTCAGAGCTGATTTCTATAAAGATGGATCACTCATCCAGAATCAAACTACAGAGATGAACATCACCACTGTCTCAAAGTCACATGAGGGTTTCTACTACTGCAAACACCCGACGAGAGGAGAGTCACCCAAGAGCTGGATCTCAGTCAGAGGAGGCTCAAATGAACACAGCT TGTTTCATTCAGAATCTCAGATCTCGGTCCTCAACATACTCAGTTCTGTGCTGGCAGCTTGTCCATATCTGCTAGTGACAGTCATGCTGGTTTTCAAATGCTGCAGAATGAGAG